One region of Daphnia pulicaria isolate SC F1-1A chromosome 7, SC_F0-13Bv2, whole genome shotgun sequence genomic DNA includes:
- the LOC124349056 gene encoding glycolipid transfer protein-like yields the protein MADVKAETFFTQSNSPFPGPTEDEKISADEFLLASTHLANFFGILGTVFTPVQSDIAGNVKKLRNFIEDNPGKVVYVNDIILLEANSTESIAIDALLWLKRALEFTMVFIDDIVCDSKNGTANEDLRPLCLQAYEKTLKKYHGWMVQQIFNLVSRACPWRRDLLLSLALGKTDMESIVLAQMEEVLVNLKKNVAIINRLYVTYNLNLDVKV from the exons ATGGCTGATGTCAAAGCTGAGACTTTTTTCACTCAATCTAATTCTCCTTTTCCTGGACCCACCGAGGATGAAAAAATCAGCGCCGATGAATTTTTGTTGGCTTCTACCCACCTTGCcaacttttttg GGATTCTAGGAACTGTTTTTACTCCTGTTCAGTCAGACATAGCAGGAAATGTCAAG aaactgagaaACTTTATAGAAGATAACCCTGGGAAAGTTGTCTATGTGAATGATATAATTTTACTAGAGGCTAATTCAACAGAGTCAATTGCCATTGATGCACTGCTTTGGTTAAAACG AGCCCTTGAGTTCACCATGGTATTCATTGATGATATTGTATGTGACAGCAAGAATGGAACAGCTAATGAGGATTTGAGGCCCCTTTGTCTCCAAGCATATGAGAAGACactaaaaaaataccatggcTGGATGGTTCAACAAATATTCAAT CTTGTCTCTAGGGCTTGCCCTTGGAGGCGAGATCTGTTACTGAGCCTAGCCCTCGGGAAAACGGACATGGAATCCATCGTACTGGCACAAATGGAAGAAGTTCTTGTCAACTTGAAGAAAAACGTGGCCATTATAAACCGGTTGTACGTAACGTACAATTTGAATTTAGACGTTAAAGTATAG
- the LOC124348988 gene encoding endochitinase A-like isoform X2 — protein sequence MELGIVFLYSLLLVTARSQPALSGSTHRDEWPELPPLAAGPNEERIDPFRRGRDENPVITSSALEEQLKNDANSVSVSDVTRVHRTISDVTGRGKRRWKKRAAEILVGTSVKHQVAGVSSAILPPETSTQPPPPPSPPPVTSVSNTTHVPDSSLQTAEASVEPSSSEPATTYSLSSSTPSTPTTLMETTASVTGVDLPLSSSSIQPELQDESVQSYQTVSTSAQSSTTTTSTTTPANSNADEYVADDASSSSSTTDANLDDEETTIVTDQITISPSPIQHPEMESEHANTSPALMDQVNNHPTTTTSPDTSARPLLAVSSVVAVGRALSQEESVPWPEAKSTKVIGTIIEDIHGPFSDGVSSVSTISPDVLTSSGIAAIVMCIFLVLVTTAGASGYWWYRRRYLLNRPETLSERYAPSETGLGAADDIFRVGYVHSPELPRDSSEEMYSLDNDSFLTSLEAMTIPTYWTETIKHTKL from the exons ACTCGTTGCTGCTTGTCACAGCGAGATCACAACCGGCTCTAAGCGGTTCAACGCATCGTGACGAATGGCCTGAATTGCCACCGCTGGCTGCTGGGCCAAATGAAGAACGGATCGATCCGTTTAGGAGAGGCCGCGACGAAAACCCCGTAATAACGTCATCCGCTCTTGAAGAACAATTGAAGAATGACGCAAATTCAGTCAGCGTGTCTGACGTAACTCGCGTCCATCGGACCATTTCAGATGTGACAGGAAGAGGAAAGCGACGATGGAAGAAACGAGCCGCGGAAATCCTAGTCGGCACCAGCGTCAAACATCAGGTGGCCGGCGTATCCTCGGCCATTTTGCCGCCGGAAACGTCCACGcagccgccgccaccaccatcaccaccaccagtgACGTCCGTATCTAATACGACCCATGTCCCCGATTCATCATTGCAGACTGCGGAGGCGTCCGTCGAGCCCAGCAGCTCTGAACCTGCGACAACTTATTCCCTATCATCCAGCACTCCTAGCACTCCCACTACATTGATGGAAACCACTGCATCCGTCACCGGTGTCGACCTCCCCttatcgtcgtcgtccattCAACCCGAGCTACAAGATGAATCGGTCCAGTCATATCAGACCGTCTCAACTTCTGCTCAGAGTTCGACAACAACTACATCAACTACTACACCAGCCAACAGCAATGCGGATGAATATGTTGCGGACGATGCGTCGAGTAGTTCGTCGACGACGGACGCCAATTTGGACGACGAAGAGACTACAATAGTCACAGATCAAATCACCATTTCGCCATCGCCGATTCAGCATCCGGAAATGGAATCTGAACACGCCAACACTTCGCCCGCTTTGATGGACCAAGTTAATAACcatccgacgacgacgactagtcCCGACACTTCAGCTCGACCGTTGCTGGCCGTGTCATCTGTCGTGGCCGTTGGACGGGCCCTGTCACAAGAAGAAAGCGTTCCATGGCCGGAAGCCAAATCGACGAAAGTGATTGGCACAATCATCGAAGACATTCACGGACCTTTCAGCGATGGCGTTTCCTCCGTCAGCACCATCAGCCCGGATGTCCTTACTAGCAGTGGAATCGCTGCCATCGTCATGTGCATTTTCCTGGTTCTGGTGACTACAGCCG GTGCCAGTGGATATTGGTGGTACCGTCGGCGTTACCTGCTGAACCGTCCCGAAACGCTGAGCGAACGCTACGCTCCGTCCGAGACGGGCCTGGGGGCTGCCGACGACATTTTCCGCGTCGGATACGTCCATTCTCCCGAACTTCCGAGG GACAGTTCAGAAGAGATGTATTCCCTCGATAATGACTCCTTCTTGACGAGCCTGGAAGCCATGACGATTCCTACCTACTGGACCGAGACCATCAAACATACTAAACTATAA
- the LOC124348988 gene encoding endochitinase A-like isoform X1, with protein sequence MELGIVFLYSLLLVTARSQPALSGSTHRDEWPELPPLAAGPNEERIDPFRRGRDENPVITSSALEEQLKNDANSVSVSDVTRVHRTISDVTGRGKRRWKKRAAEILVGTSVKHQVAGVSSAILPPETSTQPPPPPSPPPVTSVSNTTHVPDSSLQTAEASVEPSSSEPATTYSLSSSTPSTPTTLMETTASVTGVDLPLSSSSIQPELQDESVQSYQTVSTSAQSSTTTTSTTTPANSNADEYVADDASSSSSTTDANLDDEETTIVTDQITISPSPIQHPEMESEHANTSPALMDQVNNHPTTTTSPDTSARPLLAVSSVVAVGRALSQEESVPWPEAKSTKVIGTIIEDIHGPFSDGVSSVSTISPDVLTSSGIAAIVMCIFLVLVTTAGASGYWWYRRRYLLNRPETLSERYAPSETGLGAADDIFRVGYVHSPELPRQDSSEEMYSLDNDSFLTSLEAMTIPTYWTETIKHTKL encoded by the exons ACTCGTTGCTGCTTGTCACAGCGAGATCACAACCGGCTCTAAGCGGTTCAACGCATCGTGACGAATGGCCTGAATTGCCACCGCTGGCTGCTGGGCCAAATGAAGAACGGATCGATCCGTTTAGGAGAGGCCGCGACGAAAACCCCGTAATAACGTCATCCGCTCTTGAAGAACAATTGAAGAATGACGCAAATTCAGTCAGCGTGTCTGACGTAACTCGCGTCCATCGGACCATTTCAGATGTGACAGGAAGAGGAAAGCGACGATGGAAGAAACGAGCCGCGGAAATCCTAGTCGGCACCAGCGTCAAACATCAGGTGGCCGGCGTATCCTCGGCCATTTTGCCGCCGGAAACGTCCACGcagccgccgccaccaccatcaccaccaccagtgACGTCCGTATCTAATACGACCCATGTCCCCGATTCATCATTGCAGACTGCGGAGGCGTCCGTCGAGCCCAGCAGCTCTGAACCTGCGACAACTTATTCCCTATCATCCAGCACTCCTAGCACTCCCACTACATTGATGGAAACCACTGCATCCGTCACCGGTGTCGACCTCCCCttatcgtcgtcgtccattCAACCCGAGCTACAAGATGAATCGGTCCAGTCATATCAGACCGTCTCAACTTCTGCTCAGAGTTCGACAACAACTACATCAACTACTACACCAGCCAACAGCAATGCGGATGAATATGTTGCGGACGATGCGTCGAGTAGTTCGTCGACGACGGACGCCAATTTGGACGACGAAGAGACTACAATAGTCACAGATCAAATCACCATTTCGCCATCGCCGATTCAGCATCCGGAAATGGAATCTGAACACGCCAACACTTCGCCCGCTTTGATGGACCAAGTTAATAACcatccgacgacgacgactagtcCCGACACTTCAGCTCGACCGTTGCTGGCCGTGTCATCTGTCGTGGCCGTTGGACGGGCCCTGTCACAAGAAGAAAGCGTTCCATGGCCGGAAGCCAAATCGACGAAAGTGATTGGCACAATCATCGAAGACATTCACGGACCTTTCAGCGATGGCGTTTCCTCCGTCAGCACCATCAGCCCGGATGTCCTTACTAGCAGTGGAATCGCTGCCATCGTCATGTGCATTTTCCTGGTTCTGGTGACTACAGCCG GTGCCAGTGGATATTGGTGGTACCGTCGGCGTTACCTGCTGAACCGTCCCGAAACGCTGAGCGAACGCTACGCTCCGTCCGAGACGGGCCTGGGGGCTGCCGACGACATTTTCCGCGTCGGATACGTCCATTCTCCCGAACTTCCGAGG CAGGACAGTTCAGAAGAGATGTATTCCCTCGATAATGACTCCTTCTTGACGAGCCTGGAAGCCATGACGATTCCTACCTACTGGACCGAGACCATCAAACATACTAAACTATAA